A single Pseudochaenichthys georgianus chromosome 10, fPseGeo1.2, whole genome shotgun sequence DNA region contains:
- the LOC117453621 gene encoding protocadherin beta-15-like has product MRNRRSVFQSYGFVFFFVALQCAHGDLSYSVQEELKRGSVIGNIAKDLGLEVGRLAARKARVDMEQNDRHYCGINLRSGDLIVEERIDREEHCGEKPSCVLKFDLLLESPLELHRLSLQVQDINDNSPIFPKDIIKLEIRESADKGAKYRINAAHDADIGKNSVESYILQQNPHFVFNIQTTNAGRKYGELVLDKELDREEQQEMKLLLTALDGGSPQRSGTVVIHIIVLDANDNSPVFTESVYTASLPENSPMKTPVITVSASDADEGVNGEVTYEFSRLSDKSQKLFLLDEKTGDITVTGEIDYEEGSKYEVFVEAKDGYGLSSEAKVIIEISDVNDNAPVIYLKSLTNPIPENVSRGSEVGIINVQDRDSENNRQVRCSIQQNVPFKLVPSIKNYYSLVTTGQLDRELVSDYNITITATDEGSPPLSSSKTVQLSVADINDNPPVFEEQSYSAHVTENNKPGSTLCSVTARDPDWRQNGTVIYSLLPGEVNGAPVSSYLSVNGDTGVIHAVRAFDYEQFRSFKVHVMARDNGSPPLSSNVTVSVFISDVNDNSPQILYPAPEGNSFMTELVPKAAHGGSLVSKVIAVDADSGQNAWLSYHIVKSTYPGLFTIGLHSGEIRTQRDISESDSMKQNLVVSVKDNGQPSLSATCSMYLLISDNLAEVPELKDISYDEKNSKLTSYLIIALVSVSTFFLTFIIIILGVRFCRRRKPRLLFDGAVAIPSAYLPPNYADVDGTGTLRSAYNYDAYLTTGSRTSDFKFVSSSNDNTLPADQTLRKSPSDFAEVFGDCDSSPEVGIIVT; this is encoded by the coding sequence ATGAGGAATAGACGGAGCGTTTTTCAAAGCTACGgctttgtgtttttctttgttgcGCTGCAATGCGCACACGGAGACCTGAGCTATTCTGTACAGGAGGAGCTCAAGCGCGGATCTGTTATTGGAAATATCGCCAAGGATCTCGGACTGGAGGTGGGAAGACTGGCTGCTCGAAAAGCTCGTGTCGATATGGAACAAAACGACAGACATTATTGCGGAATCAACCTTCGTAGTGGAGATTTAATCGTTGAGGAAAGGATCGACAGAGAGGAGCATTGTGGAGAAAAGCCTTCATGTGTTCTTAAATTTGACTTGCTGTTAGAGAGTCCATTGGAGTTACACCGGTTGTCCCTGCAGGTGCAAGATATAAACGACAATTCACCAATTTTCCCGAAGGATATTATAAAACTGGAAATACGTGAGTCGGCTGACAAAGGAGCTAAGTATCGCATAAATGCAGCTCACGATGCAGACATAGGAAAGAACTCAGTTGAAAGCTACATTTTGCAGCAAAACCCTCACTTTGTGTTCAATATTCAGACCACAAATGCAGGAAGAAAATATGGTGAGTTGGTTTTAGATAAAGAGTTGGACCGAGAGGAGCAGCAGGAAATGAAATTATTGCTCACAGCTTTAGATGGAGGCTCTCCTCAGAGATCCGGGACTGTAGTCATACACATCATTGTActtgatgctaatgataactcCCCAGTTTTCACTGAGTCTGTGTATACGGCCTCGTTACCGGAAAACTCACCTATGAAAACCCCAGTTATCACTGTAAGTGCATCAGACGCAGACGAAGGGGTGAACGGAGAGGTTACGTATGAATTTAGCCGACTCTCTGATAAATCACAAAAGCTCTTTTTACTAGATGAGAAAACTGGAGACATCACGGTGACAGGAGAAATTGATTATGAAGAGGGATCTAAATATGAAGTTTTTGTTGAGGCCAAAGATGGTTATGGTCTCTCTTCCGAAGCAAAGGTGATCATTGAAATATCTGATGTAAATGACAATGCCCcagtaatatatttaaaatccCTGACTAACCCCATACCTGAGAACGTGTCACGTGGTTCAGAGGTGGGCATCATTAACGTGCAGGATAGAGACTCTGAGAATAACAGACAGGTCCGCTGCTCCATTCAGCAAAACGTCCCTTTTAAGTTGGTTCCTTCTATTAAAAACTATTATTCTCTGGTGACCACAGGACAACTGGACCGTGAACTAGTGTCTGATTACAACATAACAATCACTGCCACTGACGAGGGCTCtccccctctgtcctcctctaaAACTGTTCAGTTATCTGTAGCAGACATCAACGACAACCCACCTGTGTTTGAGGAGCAGTCCTACAGCGCACATGTGACTGAAAACAACAAACCTGGCTCCACTTTATGTTCCGTTACTGCTCGAGACCCCGACTGGAGACAAAACGGTACCGTGATTTATTCTCTGTTACCCGGTGAGGTGAACGGTGCCCCGGTGTCCTCCTATCTGTCTGTTAACGGAGACACGGGGGTGATCCACGCTGTGAGGGCGTTTGATTATGAACAGTTCAGGAGTTTTAAAGTGCACGTGATGGCCAGAGACAACGGTTCTCCTCCGCTCAGCAGCAACGTGACCGTCAGTGTGTTCATATCGGATGTGAATGACAACTCTCCTCAGATACTGTACCCCGCCCCGGAGGGCAACTCCTTCATGACCGAGCTGGTCCCCAAAGCTGCACACGGAGGCTCTCTGGTGTCCAAAGTGATCGCGGTGGACGCGGACTCCGGACAGAACGCCTGGCTGTCCTATCATATAGTCAAATCCACTTATCCGGGACTTTTCACTATTGGTCTCCACAGCGGAGAGATCAGGACACAGCGGGACATTTCTGAGTCTGACAGCATGAAACAGAACCTTGTTGTGTCAGTGAAAGATAACGGACAGCCCTCTCTCTCTGCCACCTGCTCCATGTATTTACTTATCTCTGATAACTTGGCTGAGGTGCCAGAACTGAAGGATATTTCTTACGATGAGAAGAACTCCAAACTGACCTCTTATCTGATCATCGCGCTGGTGTCCGTTTCCACCTTTTTCCTcaccttcatcatcatcatcctgggTGTGAGGTTTTGTCGCAGGAGAAAGCCCAGACTGTTGTTTGATGGAGCAGTCGCCATCCCCAGCGCTTATCTCCCTCCTAATTACGCAGATGTTGACGGAACAGGAACTTTACGCAGCGCTTACAATTATGACGCCTACCTGACAACAGGTTCCAGAACCAGTGACTTTAAGTTCGTGTCATCTTCCAATGACAacacactgcctgctgaccagactctgaggaaaagcCCTTCAGACTTTGCTGAAGTGTTTGGAGACTGTGATTCTTCTCCTGAGGTAGGAATTATCGTCACTTAA
- the LOC117453623 gene encoding protocadherin beta-15-like encodes MGCSRFALLYSVSFIFLGLHPGYGDVSYSIPEEMKRGSVIGNIAKDLGLDLGRLSARKARIDTEDNVVKYCGVNLNTGDLIVQERIDREGLCAKKASCVLKQELVLENPLELHRINIRVQDINDNSPQFKEESLHFEIHESAVKGAHFLLDEAHDGDIGENAVQSYTLQENDHFKLNVKTKGGGRKYGELVLDKELDREGKKEIMFLLTAFDGGSPQRSGTVVIHVTVLDANDNVPVFSQAVYEASLPENSPQDTLVIRVSATDADEGINGEVTYGFDHVSDENQVFSLDPKTGEVKVARYIDYEKESSYEMQISAKDGLGLASYATLLIEITDINDNAPVIYLKSLTNPIPENMSPGAEVGIINVQDRDSETNGQVRCSIQQNVPFKLVPSIKNYYSLVTTGQLDRELVSDYNITITATDEGSPPLSSSKTVQLSVADINDNPPVFEEQSYSAHVTENNKPGSALCSVTARDPDWRQNGTVIYSLLPGEVNGAPVSSYLSVNGDTGVIHAVRTFDYEQFRSFKVHVMARDNGSPPLSSNVTVSVFISDVNDNSPQILYPAPEGNSFMTELVPKAAHGGSLVSKVIAVDADSGQNAWLSYHIVKSTDPGLFTIGLHSGEIRTQRDISESDSMKQNLVVSVKDNGQPSLSATCSMYLLISDNLAEVPELKDISYDEKNSKLTSYLIIALVSVSTFFLTFIIIILGVRFCRRRKPRLLFDGAVAIPSAYLPPNYADVDGTGTLRSAYNYDAYLTTGSRTSDFKFVSSSNDNTLPADQTLRKSPSDFAEVFGDCDSSPEVGIIVT; translated from the coding sequence ATGGGATGCAGCAGATTTGCGCTGCTCTACAGCGTTTCTTTTATTTTTCTCGGCCTCCACCCCGGCTATGGAGACGTGAGCTACTCTATCCCGGAGGAGATGAAACGTGGATCTGTAATTGGAAATATCGCTAAAGATCTTGGACTTGATTTGGGCAGATTGTCTGCTCGCAAGGCCCGTATTGATACCGAAGATAATGTCGTTAAGTACTGCGGTGTAAATCTCAACACCGGAGATTTGATCGTACAGGAAAGGATAGACAGAGAAGGGCTCTGTGCAAAAAAGGCATCGTGTGTTTTAAAACAGGAACTCGTGCTGGAAAATCCACTAGAACTGCACCGTATAAATATTCGCGTTCAAGATATTAATGATAATTCGCCGCAATTTAAAGAGGAGTCACTTCATTTTGAAATCCATGAATCAGCGGTCAAAGGTGCACATTTTCTTTTGGACGAGGCACACGATGGAGACATTGGAGAAAATGCTGTTCAGAGCTACACACTGCAGGAGAATGACCATTTCAAACTAAACGTAAAGACAAAGGGTGGTGGTCGAAAATATGGGGAATTAGTTTTAGACAAAGAAttagacagagagggaaaaaaaGAGATTATGTTTTTGCTTACCGCGTTTGATGGAGGCTCTCCTCAGAGATCAGGTACCGTAGTCATACACGTCACTGTGCTGGATGCTAATGATAATGTCCCAGTGTTTAGTCAGGCCGTTTATGAAGCCAGTCTTCCTGAAAACTCTCCTCAGGATACATTGGTGATCAGAGTAAGTGCAACTGATGCAGACGAAGGAATAAATGGTGAAGTAACCTACGGGTTTGATCATGTGTCAGATGAAAACCAAGTTTTCTCTCTGGACCCTAAAACGGGAGAAGTTAAAGTGGCAAGATATATTGATTATGAAAAAGAATCGTCTTATGAAATGCAGATTAGTGCTAAAGATGGTCTAGGGCTGGCATCATATGCAACGTTGTTGATTGAAATAACAGATATTAATGACAACGCCCCAGTGATATATTTAAAATCCCTGACTAACCCCATACCTGAGAACATGTCACCTGGTGCAGAGGTGGGCATCATTAACGTGCAGGATAGAGACTCTGAGACTAACGGACAGGTCCGCTGCTCCATTCAGCAAAACGTCCCTTTTAAGTTGGTTCCTTCTATTAAAAACTATTATTCTCTGGTGACCACAGGGCAACTGGACCGTGAACTAGTGTCTGATTACAACATTACCATCACTGCCACTGACGAGGGCTCtccccctctgtcctcctctaaAACTGTTCAGTTATCTGTAGCAGACATCAACGACAACCCACCTGTGTTCGAGGAGCAGTCCTACAGCGCACATGTGACTGAAAACAACAAACCTGGCTCCGCTTTATGTTCCGTTACTGCTCGAGACCCCGACTGGAGACAAAACGGTACCGTGATTTATTCTCTGTTACCCGGTGAGGTGAACGGTGCCCCGGTGTCCTCCTATCTGTCTGTTAACGGAGACACGGGGGTTATCCACGCTGTGAGGACGTTTGATTATGAACAGTTCAGGAGTTTTAAAGTGCACGTGATGGCCAGAGACAACGGTTCTCCTCCGCTCAGCAGCAACGTGACCGTCAGTGTGTTCATATCGGATGTGAATGACAACTCTCCTCAGATACTGTACCCCGCCCCGGAGGGCAACTCCTTCATGACCGAGCTGGTCCCCAAAGCTGCACACGGAGGCTCTCTGGTGTCCAAAGTGATCGCGGTGGACGCGGACTCCGGACAGAACGCCTGGCTGTCCTATCATATAGTCAAATCCACTGATCCGGGACTTTTCACTATTGGTCTCCACAGCGGAGAGATCAGGACACAGCGGGACATTTCTGAGTCTGACAGCATGAAACAGAACCTTGTTGTGTCAGTGAAAGATAACGGACAGCCCTCTCTCTCTGCCACCTGCTCCATGTATTTACTTATCTCTGATAACTTGGCTGAGGTGCCAGAACTGAAGGACATTTCTTACGATGAGAAGAACTCCAAACTGACCTCTTATCTGATCATCGCGCTGGTGTCCGTGTCCACCTTTTTCCTcaccttcatcatcatcatcctgggTGTGAGGTTTTGTCGCAGGAGAAAGCCCAGACTGTTGTTTGATGGAGCAGTCGCCATCCCCAGCGCTTATCTCCCTCCTAATTACGCAGATGTTGACGGAACAGGAACTTTACGCAGCGCTTACAATTATGACGCCTACCTGACAACAGGTTCCAGAACCAGTGACTTTAAGTTCGTGTCATCTTCCAATGACAacacactgcctgctgaccagactctgaggaaaagcCCTTCAGACTTTGCTGAAGTGTTTGGAGACTGTGATTCTTCTCCTGAGGTAGGAATTATCGTCACTTAA
- the LOC117453397 gene encoding protocadherin beta-16-like: MGCSRFALLYSVSFIFLGLHPGYGDVSYSIPEEMKPGSVIGNIAQDLGLDLGRLSARKARIDTEDNVVKYCGVNLNNGDLIVQERIDREGLCAKKASCVLKQELVLENPLELHRINIRVQDINDNSPQFKEESLNFEIRESAVKGAHFLLGEAHDGDIGENNVQSYTLQQNDHFKLNVNAKSGGRKYCELVLDKELDREDNNDIMLLLTAFDGGSPQRSGTVVIHVTVLDANDNVPVFTQTVFKASLPENSPLDTLVITMSATDADAGLNSEITYGFDHISDENSNVFSLHPKSGEVRVAEAIDYEKVASYEMQISAKDGLGLVSYATLLIELTDMNDNAPIVSLKSLTNPIPENVSPGAEVGIINVQDRDSENNRQVRCSIQQNVPFKLVPSIKNYYSLVTTGQLDRELVSDYNITITATDEGSPPLSSSKTVQLSVADINDNPPVFEEQSYSAHVTENNKPGSTLCSVTARDPDWRQNGTVIYSLLPGEVNGAPVSSYLSVNGDTGVIHAVRTFDYEQFRSFKVHVMARDNGSPPLSSNVTVSVFISDVNDNSPQILYPAPEGNSFMTELVPKAAHGGSLVSKVIAVDADSGQNAWLSYHIVKSTDPGLFTIGLHSGEIRTQRDISESDSMKQNLVVSVKDNGQPSLSATCSMYLLISDNLAEVPELKDISYDEKNSKLTSYLIIALVSVSTFFLTFIIIILGVRFCRRRKPRLLFDGAVAIPSAYLPPNYADVDGTGTLRSAYNYDAYLTTGSRTSDFKFVSSSNDNTLPADQTLRKSPSDFAEVFGDCDSSPEVGPCIISS; this comes from the coding sequence ATGGGATGCAGCAGATTTGCGCTGCTCTACAGCGTTTCTTTTATTTTTCTCGGCCTCCACCCCGGCTATGGAGACGTGAGCTACTCTATCCCGGAGGAGATGAAACCTGGATCTGTAATTGGAAATATCGCTCAAGATCTTGGACTTGATTTGGGTAGATTGTCTGCTCGCAAGGCCCGTATTGATACCGAAGATAATGTCGTTAAGTACTGCGGTGTAAATCTCAACAACGGAGATTTGATCGTACAGGAAAGGATTGACAGAGAGGGGCTCTGTGCAAAAAAGGCATCGTGTGTTTTAAAACAGGAACTCGTGCTGGAAAATCCGCTAGAACTGCACCGTATTAATATTCGCGTTCAAGATATCAATGATAATTCACCCCAATTTAAAGAGGAGTCTCTTAATTTTGAAATTAGGGAATCAGCGGTCAAAGGTGCACATTTTCTCCTCGGGGAGGCACACGATGGAGACATTGGAGAAAATAATGTTCAAAGCTACACACTTCAGCAGAACGATCATTTCAAATTAAATGTTAACGCTAAATCAGGCGGACGAAAGTACTGCGAATTAGTTTTAGATAAAGAATTAGACAGAGAGGATAACAACGATATCATGTTATTGCTTACCGCATTTGATGGAGGCTCTCCTCAGAGATCAGGTACAGTAGTCATTCACGTCACTGTGCTGGATGCTAATGATAATGTCCCAGTGTTTACCCAGACCGTTTTTAAAGCCAGTCTGCCTGAAAACTCTCCTCTGGATACATTGGTGATCACAATGAGTGCAACTGATGCAGACGCAGGTTTAAATAGCGAAATTACATATGGGTTTGACCATATTTCAGATGAAAATAGCAACGTGTTTTCTCTACATCCCAAGTCGGGAGAGGTGAGAGTAGCTGAAGCTATTGATTATGAGAAAGTAGCATCCTATGAAATGCAAATAAGCGCGAAAGATGGTCTAGGATTAGTTTCGTACGCAACGTTACTGATTGAACTTACAGATATGAATGATAACGCCCCTATAGTCTCTTTAAAATCCCTGACTAACCCCATACCTGAGAACGTGTCACCTGGTGCAGAGGTGGGCATCATTAACGTGCAGGATAGAGACTCTGAGAATAACAGACAGGTCCGCTGCTCCATTCAGCAAAACGTCCCTTTTAAGTTGGTTCCTTCTATTAAAAACTATTATTCTCTGGTGACCACAGGACAACTGGACCGTGAACTAGTGTCTGATTACAACATAACAATCACTGCCACTGACGAGGGCTCtccccctctgtcctcctctaaAACTGTTCAGTTATCTGTAGCAGACATCAACGACAACCCACCTGTGTTTGAGGAGCAGTCCTACAGCGCACATGTGACTGAAAACAACAAACCTGGCTCCACTTTATGTTCCGTTACTGCTCGAGACCCCGACTGGAGACAAAACGGTACCGTGATTTATTCTCTGTTACCCGGTGAGGTGAACGGTGCCCCGGTGTCCTCCTATCTGTCTGTTAACGGAGACACGGGGGTGATCCACGCTGTGAGGACTTTTGATTATGAACAGTTCAGGAGTTTTAAAGTGCACGTGATGGCCAGAGACAACGGTTCTCCTCCGCTCAGCAGCAACGTGACCGTCAGTGTGTTCATATCGGATGTGAATGACAACTCTCCTCAGATACTGTACCCCGCCCCGGAGGGCAACTCCTTCATGACCGAGCTGGTCCCCAAAGCTGCACACGGAGGCTCTCTGGTGTCCAAAGTGATCGCGGTGGACGCGGACTCCGGACAGAACGCCTGGCTGTCCTATCATATAGTCAAATCCACTGATCCGGGACTTTTCACTATTGGTCTCCACAGCGGAGAGATCAGGACACAGCGGGACATTTCTGAGTCTGACAGCATGAAACAGAACCTTGTTGTGTCAGTGAAAGATAACGGACAGCCCTCTCTCTCTGCCACCTGCTCCATGTATTTACTTATCTCTGATAACTTGGCTGAGGTGCCAGAACTGAAGGATATTTCTTACGATGAGAAGAACTCCAAACTGACCTCTTATCTGATCATCGCGCTGGTGTCCGTGTCCACCTTTTTCCTcaccttcatcatcatcatcctgggTGTGAGGTTTTGTCGCAGGAGAAAGCCCAGGCTGTTGTTTGATGGAGCAGTCGCCATCCCCAGCGCTTATCTCCCTCCTAATTACGCAGATGTCGACGGAACAGGAACTTTACGCAGCGCTTACAATTATGACGCCTACCTGACAACAGGTTCCAGAACCAGTGACTTTAAGTTCGTGTCATCTTCCAATGACAacacactgcctgctgaccagactctgaggaaaagcCCTTCAGACTTTGCTGAAGTGTTTGGAGACTGTGATTCTTCTCCTGAGGTAGGACCATGTATCATATCATCATAG
- the LOC117453624 gene encoding protocadherin beta-15-like, protein MIPVEFAILAKTVSFPTHIVMMELRLSYFVVFLLLKHVNGDVSYSFQEEMKRGSVIGNIAKDLNLESSKLSTRNIRIDATGNRKRYCDINLSNGDLIVADRIDREELCGEKLSCVIKRDIVLENPLELHLLSLHVQDINDNSPQFKEESINMEIQESAVRGARFVLEEAHDADVGQNSVQQYSLKKNDNFILSVDGNTIELVLEKELDREKQQEIHLLLTALDGGSPQRSGTVVIHVTVLDANDNAPVFSQAVYKASLPENSPVDTVVVTVSATDADEGVNGDVTYEFGHVTEDVKRVFSIDRKSGEIKVNGEIDFETAMTYDLRIKAKDGLGLSSYTKVTVAVRDVNDNTPIIYVKSLTNPVPENMSPGSEVGIINVQDADSENNQQVRCSIRNNAPFKLVPSIKNYYSLVTTGQLDRELVSDYNITITATDEGSPPLSSSKTVQLSVADINDNPPVFEEQSYSAHVTENNKPGSTLCSVTARDPDWRQNGTVIYSLLPGEVNGAPVSSYLSVNGDTGVIHAVRTFDYEQFRSFKVHVMARDNGSPPLSSNVTVSVFISDVNDNSPQILYPAPEGNSFMTELVPKAAHGGSLVSKVIAVDADSGQNAWLSYHIVKSTDPGLFTIGLHSGEIRTQRDISESDSMKQNLVVSVKDNGQPSLSATCSMYLLISDNLAEVPELKDISYDEKNSKLTSYLIIALVSVSTFSSSPSSSSILGVRFCRRRKPRLLFDGAVAIPSTYLPPNYADVDGTGTLRSAYNYDAYLTTGSRTSDFKFVSSYNDNTLPADQTLRKSPSDFAEVFGDCDSSPERWVIINVQDRDSENNRQVRCSIQQNVPFKLVPSIKNYYSLVTTGQLDRELVSDYNITITATDEGSPPLSSSKTVQLSVADINDNPPVFEEQSYSAHVNGAPVSSYLSVNGDTGVIHAVRTFDYEQFRSFKVHVMARDNGFSSAQQQRDLIAVDADSGQNAWLSYHIVKATDPGLFTIGLHSGEIRTQRDISESDSMKQNLVVSVKDNGQPSLSATCSMYLLISDNLAEVPELKDISYDEKNSKLTSYLIIALVSVSTFFLTFIIIILGVRFCRRRKPRLLFDGAVAIPSAYLPPNYADVDGTGTLRSAYNYDAYLTTGSRTSDFKFVSSSNDNTLPADQTLRKSPSDFAEVFGDCDLLLR, encoded by the exons ATGATCCCTGTTGAATTTGCAATATTAGCGAAAACcgtttcatttccaacacacaTCGTCATGATGGAGCTCAGACTGAGCTACTTCGTTGTTTTTCTATTGTTGAAACACGTGAATGGGGACGTGAGCTATTCCTTTCAAGAGGAAATGAAGCGTGGATCCGTTATTGGGAATATAGCGAAGGATCTTAACCTGGAATCGAGTAAATTGTCTACTAGGAATATCCGCATTGATGCCACAGGAAACCGCAAACGTTATTGTGACATCAATCTCAGCAACGGAGATTTAATTGTTGCCGACAGGATCGACCGGGAGGAGCTTTGTGGAGAAAAGCTGTCGTGTGTAATAAAACGCGATATTGTTTTGGAGAATCCCCTGGAACTGCATCTGCTCAGTCTACACGTTCAAGACATTAATGATAACTCGCCACAATTTAAAGAAGAATCAATAAATATGGAAATCCAAGAGTCGGCGGTAAGGGGGGCTCGTTTTGTGCTAGAGGAGGCGCACGATGCGGATGTAGGACAGAATTCAGTTCAGCAGTACAGCCTCAAAAAGAATGATAATTTCATTTTGTCTGTTGATGGAAACACAATAGAGCTTGTTCTTGAAAAGGAACTTGATCGTGAAAAACAACAAGAGATCCATTTGCTCCTCACAGCTTTAGATGGAGGCTCTCCTCAGAGATCAGGTACTGTAGTCATACACGTCACTGTGctggatgctaatgataacgccCCAGTGTTTAGCCAGGCCGTCTATAAAGCCAGTCTGCCTGAAAACTCTCCTGTAGACACTGTAGTTGTCACAGTCAGCGCTACTGATGCAGACGAGGGAGTCAACGGAGATGTGACGTATGAATTTGGACACGTGACTGAAGATGTAAAGAGAGTTTTTAGTATTGACCGTAAAAGCGGAGAAATAAAAGTGAACGGTGAAATTGACTTTGAGACTGCGATGACATATGATTTGCGCATTAAAGCAAAGGATGGATTGGGATTGTCGTCTTATACAAAGGTAACAGTTGCCGTCAGAGATGTTAATGACAACACACCTATAATCTATGTGAAATCTCTGACAAATCCAGTCCCTGAGAACATGTCACCTGGTTCAGAGGTGGGCATCATTAACGTGCAGGATGCAGATTCGGAAAATAACCAACAGGTCCGCTGCTCCATTCGGAATAATGCCCCTTTTAAGTTGGTTCCCTCTATTAAAAACTATTATTCTCTGGTGACCACAGGACAACTGGACCGTGAACTAGTGTCTGATTACAACATTACAATCACAGCCACTGACGAGGGCTCTCCCCCTCTGTCCTCGTCTAAAACTGTTCAGTTATCTGTGGCAGACATCAACGACAACCCACCTGTGTTTGAGGAGCAGTCCTACAGCGCACATGTGACTGAAAACAACAAACCTGGCTCCACTTTATGTTCCGTTACTGCTCGAGACCCCGACTGGAGACAAAACGGTACCGTGATTTATTCTCTGTTACCCGGTGAGGTGAACGGTGCCCCGGTGTCCTCCTATCTGTCTGTTAACGGAGACACGGGGGTGATCCACGCTGTGAGGACGTTTGATTATGAACAGTTCAGGAGTTTTAAAGTGCACGTGATGGCCAGAGACAACGGTTCTCCTCCGCTCAGCAGCAACGTGACCGTCAGTGTGTTCATATCGGATGTGAATGACAACTCTCCTCAGATACTGTACCCCGCCCCGGAGGGCAACTCCTTCATGACCGAGCTGGTCCCCAAAGCTGCACACGGAGGCTCTCTGGTGTCCAAAGTGATCGCGGTGGACGCGGACTCCGGACAGAACGCCTGGCTGTCCTATCATATAGTCAAATCCACTGATCCGGGACTTTTCACTATTGGTCTCCACAGCGGAGAGATCAGGACACAGCGGGACATTTCTGAGTCTGACAGCATGAAACAGAACCTTGTTGTGTCAGTGAAAGATAACGGACAGCCCTCTCTCTCTGCCACCTGCTCCATGTATTTACTTATCTCTGATAACTTGGCTGAGGTGCCAGAACTGAAGGATATTTCTTACGATGAGAAGAACTCCAAACTGACCTCTTATCTGATCATCGCGCTGGTGTCCGTGTCCACCTTTTCCTCCTCACCTTCATCATCATCAATCCTGGGTGTGAGGTTTTGTCGCAGGAGAAAGCCCAGACTGTTGTTTGATGGAGCAGTCGCCATCCCCAGCACTTATCTCCCTCCTAATTACGCAGATGTTGACGGAACAGGAACTTTACGCAGCGCTTACAATTATGACGCCTACCTGACAACAGGTTCCAGAACCAGTGACTTTAAGTTCGTGTCATCTTACAATGACAacacactgcctgctgaccagactctgaggaaaagcCCTTCAGACTTTGCTGAAGTGTTTGGAGACTGTGATTCTTCTCCTGAG AGGTGGGTCATCATTAACGTGCAGGATAGAGACTCTGAGAATAACAGACAGGTCCGCTGCTCCATTCAGCAAAACGTCCCTTTTAAGTTGGTTCCTTCTATTAAAAACTATTATTCTCTGGTGACCACAGGACAACTGGACCGTGAACTAGTGTCTGATTACAACATAACAATCACTGCCACTGACGAGGGCTCtccccctctgtcctcctctaaAACTGTTCAGTTATCTGTAGCAGACATCAACGACAACCCACCTGTGTTTGAGGAGCAGTCCTACAGCGCACAT GTGAACGGTGCCCCGGTGTCCTCCTATCTGTCTGTTAACGGAGACACGGGGGTGATCCACGCTGTGAGGACTTTTGATTATGAACAGTTCAGGAGTTTTAAAGTGCACGTGATGGCCAGAGACAACGGTTTCTCCTCCGCTCAGCAGCAACGTGACC TGATCGCGGTGGACGCGGACTCCGGACAGAACGCCTGGCTGTCCTATCATATAGTCAAAGCCACTGATCCGGGACTTTTCACTATTGGTCTCCACAGCGGAGAGATCAGGACACAGCGGGACATTTCTGAGTCTGACAGCATGAAACAGAACCTTGTTGTGTCAGTGAAAGATAACGGACAGCCCTCTCTCTCTGCCACCTGCTCCATGTATTTACTTATCTCTGATAACTTGGCTGAGGTGCCAGAACTGAAGGATATTTCTTACGATGAGAAGAACTCCAAACTGACCTCTTATCTGATCATCGCGCTGGTGTCCGTGTCCACCTTTTTCCTcaccttcatcatcatcatcctgggTGTGAGGTTTTGTCGCAGGAGAAAGCCCAGGCTGTTGTTTGATGGAGCAGTCGCCATCCCCAGCGCTTATCTCCCTCCTAATTACGCAGATGTCGACGGAACAGGAACTTTACGCAGCGCTTACAATTATGACGCCTACCTGACAACAGGTTCCAGAACCAGTGACTTTAAGTTCGTGTCATCTTCCAATGACAacacactgcctgctgaccagactctgaggaaaagcCCTTCAGACTTTGCTGAAGTGTTTGGAGACTGTGATCTTCTCCTGAGGTAG